The bacterium genome includes the window ACGGGCGCAGAACCGGTTTGACGCAGGGTCGCGTGGTTGCCATCAACTGCAGCGTCGTCGTCCCCTATCCCGCTGGTCCCACGCGTTTCGTGGACCAGATCGTCGTTGAGCCGTTGCGTAAGAACAAAAGTTTTGTGGAAGGAGGGGACTCCGGTTCCCTGGTCGTCACCGACGACAGCAATGCAAACCCCATCGGCCTGGTGTACGCGAAGAGCGGAGACCTGGCCTTCGTCAACCCCATCGATCCCATACTTCAGCGCTTCGGCGTGCAGATCGACGGGAAATAGAATCTCTTGCATTCACTGTGCTAACCAGTCAACCCTGACCAGGGGCGGCCCGCTGAACGGCCGCCCTTTCCTATCTACTCCCCTTTCCCTATCTACGGCACCCTTCCCGGCACACCTCTCACAACATGTTGCACACTCGGCACTACAGGCTGCACACTCGTGACTACACGCCGAGCAGCCATCCTTTCAGGTACCAGGATTCGGGGATATGAAGCGCAACCGGGTGATCCGGAGCCTGCATGAGAGGGACGAGCAAACTTGCATCCCGTCCGGCGTCAGCAGCAGCATCCGCGAGGATTTTCTGGAAAAGCGGCGGCGTGATATGGCCGCTGCAGGAGAAGGTGAACAGTTGTCCGCCTTCGCGCAGCAGCTTCATGGCAAGAAGATTGATGTCCTTATACCCGCGGGCAGCTTTTTCCACCTGCGAGGCGGAAGCAGCGAATTTCGGTGGATCGAGAACAATAATATCAAACTGCCTGCGTGCGTCACGGCATTGCCTCAGGTAAGAGAAAACGTCCGCCGCTTCCTGCGAATAACGTCCGTCATCAAATCCGTTGTCACGGACATTGCGCATTGCCAGTGTGAGCGCATCTCCTGAGACATCGACATCGACAACACTGCCAGCGCCACCCGCGAGGGCATGCAGTGCAAAACCACCCGTGTATGAAAAACAATTGAGTACACGCGCTCCGTCGCACATCTGTCCAAGCAGCACCCTGTTGTCACGCTGATCGAGATAAAAGCCGGTCTTGTGTCCTCCCTCCACATCGACAGAAAACTGCAAGCCCTCCTCCACGACAGCGACGGGCAGCTTCCGCTTCTGTTCCCCGATCCAACCCGTACGGGAATCGAGTCCCTCCTTCTTCCGTGCATCCGAATCGGAGCGTTCGTAAAACGCCGCGTCGGGAAAGCGCTCCTGCAGCAATCGAATCAGGGTCTCGCGATGGGCATCCGCTCCAGCCGCGAGGAACTGGACAACGATGAGGTCGCCGTACTGATCCGCCACGAAGCCCGGGAGTCCATCGGCTTCGGAACTGACAAGCCGAAGCGCATCGGTCTGTCCCTCCGCAAACAGCTGTTCGCGAAGCGCCAGCGCCTTATCGATGCGTGTGGCGAAAAACGCGTCGTCGATATGAACGCGGGGATCGAAACTCCACATCCGGAGACGGATCTGCGAAGCAGGCGACCATGCGGCGATGCCAAGATCGGCGCCGTCCGCTGACCGTACCAGTACGGAAGCACCCGCCGGGGGTGTGCCATCCACCTTCGCCACGGCTCCGGAAAATCCCCAGGGATGACGACGGAGCAGCGACGCTTCGCGTCCCTTTTTCAAGGTCACAATGGGATATGGCATTGATCAGTCCCCTTCCCGGAAGCGGAAGGCCCAGTGCAGGGGACGCGCATCAAAATCGTTGTACAGGTCATCGCCGTTGAAGGTTGAGAGGGCGGGACTCCCTGACAGCGCTCCGGTCACCAGGCAGAGCGCGAAATGATCATCGCGCTCGGCACGCGCGTACTCAAGCTCCGTCAGGGTAAACTCCAGTGTGTCATGTGGTGTGCCTTTTACGACGACGTTCAGATGGTCATCTCCCAGGATACAGTGCAGGTCGAAGCCTTCCCCGATATCATGCACAGGCATGACCGTCCACCCCCGTTCTTCAAACGCTGCAATCACAAAATCCCTCGCCGCTTCGCGAGCACGTACATTGACATCCTCGTCGGCAAACGAAAGCGCAATCGCCGCGAGATCTTCATCGTCGATCTCGTCATCCTCATCCTCTTCGTCAACGCCATGCTCATGATCGGCGGGATGTTCATGGAACGGCTGTGCGATGGCCTCGTCGAAAAGCATCGCCGACGCTTCCGTCACCTCACGCACACCACTCAAAGCGTCTTCATCGATCTCCTCGTCTCCGGCAAATTTCAGCGGCTTGGGTGTGCCATCACCACTGATGAACCGCAAATCGCCCACTTCCTCCCAGCGCAGCTGGCGGGTATAGTACTGCGGTGTCGACGTCCCCATTTCGGGGAGCACATACTCGGTGGCGATTTCGATTTCCTCGTCGAGCAGCGTGCTCGCCGCTTCATAGGAATCCAGCACCTTCTCCACAACCAGTCTGCTCACGAGCAGAAACTGTCCGTCATATGCAGTGACGACATACAGCACATCGTCACTCTGTACGCCGGCAGCGGTGAAACCTTCGCCGGCGACATAGGAAAGGGCATCACCGCTCCGTCCAGAGCGGTACCGTTCCTCACAATAAGTATCTGACCAGAACACGGTGAAATAGCGGGGCATGACACATCACAATTCTTTGAAGAGTGGTTCGGCCCGTGGGCCGGAACATTCAATATACGCATACTCCCGCTTCCACCTTGCCTTTCGATGTCCTGTTTTCTATCATGGGTATACAACATCCGCTTCTACGTAATCCATCGCAACGCTGCCATGAGGGACATCGGCAGGCAACGCTGTGTACGTGTGCCCGGAGAAAGCGGCTATGGTATAACCCTACCTCATCACATCCGCAGGAGGTCACCATGCCGGCAAGAAGATTGAAAGAATATCTGGACGCCGAGGACGTACGCTATGTCACCATAGTGCATTCCCCCGCATTCACTGCCCAGGAAGTTGCCGCCCTGGCACATATCCCGGGAAAGAACATCGCGAAAACCGTGGTCGTCGTGGTTGACGAACGACTGGCCCTGGCTGTGGTTCCTGCACCCTACACCGTCGATTTCGACATGCTGCAGGGAACCATCGGTGCATCCACTGTGCGTCTTGCAGAGGAAAGCGAGTTCAGCGGAACGTTCCCGGATTGCGAACTCGGGGCCATGCCTCCGTTCGGCAACCTGTATGGCATGGAAGTCTATGTCGCCCGCAGCCTGGCTGAGGACGAAGATATCGCCTTCAATGCCTGTAACCATCACGAACTCCTGAAAATGCCCTACAGGGAGTTCGAACGCCTTGTGCAGCCGAAAGTCATCACGTTCTCAGTGCATGCGCAGGCGTAGATCGGACAAAAAAAAAAAAGAGGCATTGTGCTTGCACTCACAATGCCTCGCAGGAGGCCCGAATTCCATCCTTATTTATATCCATCACCCCCAGGGGGCGAACGGGCTGCTCGGGTATGCATGAGTAACACAGAAGCCGGGATTTTGTTACATCATCATACCCGAATTCGACAAATTTCGGTATTTATTTCATCACTATGGATATAATTCCCTTTTCGCGGCACAAAAAAACGCCATTTAGGGAATGGATTCCTCTTGACATATGGAATCAGATTCCTTATTGTGTAGGCGCAACGCATCAACCGTTCGCCTGAAGTGAATAACATACCGCCTCCCTCTCACAGCATAGGCGGTCATTACTTTGTATCAGCTGTTCCGGCTACGCCTGGCCGGACAGCAATACACTTTCTTGATAGACATGATATATGCAGCACGCCCCGGTGCTGCGTAAATGAGATCTGAGTTCGGCTGTCCCTGCACCGAACATGCAGGTGATGATTCATATTGATTCGCCGGCTGATTAACGCCTCATCACCCGGTATGAATCACTGACGAGACGGAAGCAGGCGCGAGCTTGGAGTGATGGTTCGAGGGCTTCCAGACTTCCACTCACGCCCTTCCGTTGTCGTCAGTTTCCGGCTTCGTTCCGCTGCGCGGAACTACGCCGGGACAAGTCCACATTGGAGCTTCGTTCCGCTGCGCGGAACTCCCGGCTCTGCCTGGAATGCCGAAGATGGATTCTCCACACGCTGTACTTGGCTACGCCGGGACAAGACGCCGGGACAAGTCCACATTGAAGCTTCGTTCCGCTGCGTTAGCGGAATTCAGAATCCTGCATTTTCCTCCTCTTCCTCTCCCTCTCCGATTTCCGTGTACCAGAATCCCCATTGAAGGGGACGGTAGCGGAAATCGTCCAACAAGGTATCAGGGTCAAACACTGAAAGCTCGGCATCGTCACTGCCCGGTTGCGTGACAATGCAGATCACGGCATTGTCGTCTTCCGTCGCGGCTTCGAGATCGGCGTCGGCCATGAGGAAACGTACTTCCTCCTGCGGTGTGCCGAAGACGAGTACATGGTATTCCTCATCGTCCTTCGTACATCGGAAGTCGTAATAGCTGTCACTGTCGTCGGGTGAAACGACGCGGTAGCCCTCGGACTGGAAATACTCGATCACGATGGCATTCGCTGCGTCCATGACCTCGGAAAGCTGTTCAGGATTGTCGAAATCCATCGCGATCGCGGTCAGCTCTTCTACCGTCAGATCGCTGTCATCGTCATCATCATCATCCTCGTCCATTTCATACATGGGGGAATCCGCCTCTTCGAGGTCCTCGAAATCTCCTTCTTCCACCAGCTCCGCAAAATCCTCTTCGAGAAAGCTGTCGAGAAGTTCCGCGGAAGCAGGTGTCAGTTCACGAACTTCCCGCAGCATCCGACTGTCGAGCATGTCCTCGCTGTTCCTGGGCAGTGAAAATTCGCTTCCATCGCCGCGCAGCAGACGCAGCTCGGAGGAAATTTCCCATGGCAGCTGCCGCGAGAAGTACATTGCCGTCGCGCTGCCCTCCTCGGCCAGGAGGTACTCCGGCATTTCCCATGCCTCGGCACCGAGTTCGGTGCGCACTTCATCGTAAGAAGAGAGGATGCGTGCCACGCGCATGCGTCCTACGAGAAATAGTGTCCCCGCCACCACGTTGATGCCGTAGACGGTATCCCCCTGCTCAATGCTGCTGCGCGTCAGCATGCAGCCTGGTGCCTTGACAAACGGCTTCCCGGAGTCATCGTTGCCGTAATGCCATTCACAGATGTCGGAAGGGAGGTAAAGTGTGTAGTAACGTGCCATGGGGAATCCTGTTATTCATGAATTGAAATAACTGCTAATCAACTTTGTCGTACGCTCTCAGTGACAGTTCGTCAATATATCCTCCGGGTCGGCGCGACAGTGGCAATGGAAGACCACTCTCCTTGAACGTCAGGTAGTAGTTGGCAAAGTGAAGCCATTCATTCGGAAGCGCAAAGTAGACGCGAAGTTCAAACGAATGCTGGTACAGACTGTCGGAGGCAAGACGTGTGTCTCTGAACATACCGTAGACGATAACGGGCAGCTCCATGGCCGGACCATCACGCAACGCAAGACGAAGCACGTTCTGCGCAGGGTCCAGCACCTGGTAGGAAATCCTGGAGGGGAAGCGGCAGTATTCCGCGGAGCGTACGCGTGCGATCTCCAACCACTCTGCCTCCTCTCGATCTATCCATTCCGCTGAGATGTCTGCGTTTGCGGTATCAGGAAAGAGGTCATTGCGAATAAAAGTCTGCAGATCGTAAATGGACACATTGTCGTC containing:
- a CDS encoding class I SAM-dependent rRNA methyltransferase: MPYPIVTLKKGREASLLRRHPWGFSGAVAKVDGTPPAGASVLVRSADGADLGIAAWSPASQIRLRMWSFDPRVHIDDAFFATRIDKALALREQLFAEGQTDALRLVSSEADGLPGFVADQYGDLIVVQFLAAGADAHRETLIRLLQERFPDAAFYERSDSDARKKEGLDSRTGWIGEQKRKLPVAVVEEGLQFSVDVEGGHKTGFYLDQRDNRVLLGQMCDGARVLNCFSYTGGFALHALAGGAGSVVDVDVSGDALTLAMRNVRDNGFDDGRYSQEAADVFSYLRQCRDARRQFDIIVLDPPKFAASASQVEKAARGYKDINLLAMKLLREGGQLFTFSCSGHITPPLFQKILADAAADAGRDASLLVPLMQAPDHPVALHIPESWYLKGWLLGV
- a CDS encoding YbaK/EbsC family protein, with product MPARRLKEYLDAEDVRYVTIVHSPAFTAQEVAALAHIPGKNIAKTVVVVVDERLALAVVPAPYTVDFDMLQGTIGASTVRLAEESEFSGTFPDCELGAMPPFGNLYGMEVYVARSLAEDEDIAFNACNHHELLKMPYREFERLVQPKVITFSVHAQA